From Fundidesulfovibrio soli, the proteins below share one genomic window:
- a CDS encoding M6 family metalloprotease domain-containing protein, translated as MPIYARFFAAFAAFSLALSALAHAGPAIPFPVEAEQPDGSRLTVRIRGDEFQNWTETNDGYTLVRNKANGYFEYALPSGPRSVSRQATGEAVVESRELAPSGLIPGRHAPPAEARNLRPVPDKAMRDGFARGLHRTRAANMQGAQAQAGAASSAASQADAVQSAANPWTPTLVQGQKKMLVILVAFANRALTTTNQAWYGRLFNTAPGVKSVANYYLDNSHSKLVVTPINHTQNSNATPGVVNVTLGINHPNYGGTFDYSVETAWLNQALAAASAYVDFASLDANSDGSITPSEAVIYFIPAGYEASGTALTPNIWAHAWGGPGVLAGGKTLTDWAMNGELNVYSRQHPMGVIAHEMGHQMCGMPDLYDVNYANYGLGMFSSMSFGSWGADTGEDSGTTPVAFDAWSRAYCIWDTVRTPGLNGQRRSFGPALSDTTLKLANTALSATEYFLAENRYCDGWDKGFRYFRPSYQGGLLILHVDNAIGNPGVGNLGLNDINAYVAGSHQGVTAVQASSAFNILGPYGQGGSPGDQSNLFYLGNVTNAFTPTSTPASNLYSGQATRLGLKDISFAGPTMTATVVSQRNLFLPLTILLGN; from the coding sequence ATGCCGATATACGCCCGATTTTTCGCTGCCTTTGCCGCCTTTTCGCTGGCCCTGAGCGCCCTGGCCCACGCCGGCCCGGCCATTCCGTTCCCTGTGGAGGCTGAACAGCCCGACGGCTCCCGATTGACGGTGCGCATCCGGGGCGACGAGTTCCAGAACTGGACGGAGACCAACGACGGCTACACTCTGGTTCGGAACAAGGCCAACGGGTATTTCGAATACGCCCTGCCTTCCGGCCCAAGGAGCGTCTCGCGGCAGGCTACGGGCGAGGCCGTCGTCGAAAGCCGGGAGCTCGCACCATCGGGGCTGATCCCAGGCAGGCACGCGCCGCCCGCCGAAGCCAGGAACCTGCGCCCCGTTCCCGACAAGGCCATGCGGGACGGCTTCGCCCGGGGGCTGCACAGGACGCGCGCCGCCAACATGCAGGGCGCGCAAGCGCAGGCCGGGGCAGCCTCTTCCGCCGCGTCCCAGGCCGACGCGGTGCAGAGCGCCGCCAACCCCTGGACGCCCACCCTGGTGCAGGGCCAGAAGAAGATGCTCGTCATCCTGGTGGCCTTCGCCAACCGCGCCCTCACCACCACCAACCAGGCCTGGTACGGCCGACTGTTCAACACCGCGCCCGGCGTGAAGTCCGTGGCCAACTACTACCTGGACAACTCCCACTCCAAGCTCGTCGTCACGCCCATCAACCACACCCAGAACAGCAACGCCACGCCCGGAGTGGTCAACGTGACCCTGGGCATCAACCATCCCAACTACGGCGGCACCTTCGACTATTCGGTGGAGACGGCCTGGCTGAATCAGGCCCTGGCCGCAGCATCAGCCTATGTGGACTTCGCCAGCCTGGACGCCAACAGCGACGGCTCCATCACGCCGTCCGAAGCAGTCATCTACTTCATCCCCGCAGGCTATGAGGCTTCCGGAACTGCCCTGACACCCAACATCTGGGCCCACGCCTGGGGTGGCCCGGGCGTGCTGGCCGGGGGCAAGACCCTGACCGACTGGGCCATGAACGGGGAGCTCAACGTGTATTCCCGCCAGCACCCCATGGGTGTCATCGCCCACGAGATGGGCCACCAGATGTGCGGCATGCCCGACCTCTACGACGTCAACTACGCCAACTACGGCCTGGGCATGTTCTCCAGCATGTCCTTCGGCTCCTGGGGCGCGGACACAGGGGAAGATTCAGGCACTACGCCGGTGGCCTTCGACGCTTGGTCACGGGCCTATTGCATCTGGGACACGGTGCGCACGCCCGGCCTCAACGGTCAGAGGCGCAGCTTCGGGCCGGCCCTCTCGGACACCACCCTCAAGCTCGCCAACACGGCCCTGAGCGCCACCGAGTACTTCCTGGCCGAGAATCGCTACTGCGATGGATGGGACAAAGGATTCAGGTACTTCCGCCCCAGCTACCAGGGGGGGCTGCTCATCCTGCATGTGGACAACGCCATCGGCAACCCAGGCGTGGGCAACCTCGGCTTGAACGACATCAACGCCTACGTCGCGGGCTCCCACCAGGGCGTCACGGCGGTGCAGGCCTCCAGCGCCTTCAACATCCTTGGCCCCTACGGACAGGGGGGCTCGCCCGGTGATCAGAGCAACCTATTCTACCTGGGCAACGTGACCAACGCCTTCACCCCCACGAGCACGCCCGCCTCCAACCTGTATTCCGGGCAGGCCACGCGGCTGGGCCTGAAGGACATCTCCTTCGCGGGGCCCACGATGACGGCGACGGTGGTTTCGCAGAGGAACCTGTTCCTGCCGTTGACTATCCTGCTCGGGAACTGA
- a CDS encoding glutaredoxin family protein, which yields MTPAIKVYALSTCHHCAAAKEYLTSRNLPFDCVYVDRLYTEDRNQVMAELRRINPSLSFPTIVIGETVVAGFQADKIEAALEK from the coding sequence ATGACCCCAGCGATCAAGGTTTATGCCCTCTCCACCTGCCACCACTGCGCCGCGGCCAAAGAATACCTGACGTCGCGCAACCTGCCCTTTGATTGCGTCTACGTGGACCGCCTCTACACCGAAGACCGCAATCAGGTCATGGCCGAATTGCGCAGGATCAACCCCTCCCTCTCCTTCCCCACCATCGTCATCGGGGAGACGGTGGTTGCGGGCTTCCAGGCTGACAAGATCGAGGCCGCTCTGGAAAAGTGA
- a CDS encoding formate dehydrogenase subunit gamma has protein sequence MNIPRFTLTQRVFHAMMALSFMVQSVTGFARMYGEGVWGERLAGLFGGQAGVLAAHKAGGIFMVAILLAHVVHVLFTSPRGLLPGPDSMMPRIRDFSDFFKHVGWMLGINKHPPLDRWAYWEKFDYWAVFWGVAIIGGSGLLLVDPVVSARHVPGWWLNIALVLHHDEAFLAMGYIFLIHFTVAHLRRSRFPMDMAIVDGCMPLEEVRHERGDWNARLGASPVAGACTQALPQTGRRAALGVGWAVVLCGWVLALWGLGEVFRRGL, from the coding sequence ATGAACATACCACGCTTCACGCTGACGCAGAGGGTCTTTCACGCCATGATGGCCCTTTCCTTCATGGTGCAGTCCGTGACGGGCTTCGCCAGGATGTACGGGGAGGGCGTGTGGGGCGAGCGCCTGGCCGGGCTGTTCGGCGGCCAGGCCGGAGTGTTGGCCGCGCACAAAGCCGGTGGAATATTCATGGTGGCGATCCTGCTGGCCCACGTGGTCCACGTGCTGTTCACGTCGCCCCGCGGGCTCCTGCCGGGGCCGGACTCCATGATGCCCCGCATCCGGGACTTCTCGGACTTTTTCAAGCACGTCGGATGGATGCTCGGCATCAATAAGCACCCGCCCCTGGATCGCTGGGCATATTGGGAGAAGTTCGACTATTGGGCGGTGTTCTGGGGCGTGGCCATCATCGGGGGCAGCGGGCTGTTGCTGGTGGACCCGGTGGTCTCAGCCCGCCATGTTCCCGGCTGGTGGCTGAACATCGCCCTGGTGTTGCACCACGACGAGGCGTTCCTGGCCATGGGCTACATATTCCTGATCCACTTCACGGTAGCGCATCTGCGCCGCTCGCGGTTCCCCATGGACATGGCCATCGTGGACGGCTGCATGCCCCTGGAGGAGGTCCGCCACGAGCGCGGCGACTGGAATGCGCGGCTGGGGGCCTCGCCGGTTGCGGGCGCATGCACGCAGGCCCTGCCCCAGACCGGGCGGCGGGCGGCCCTCGGCGTTGGTTGGGCTGTGGTGCTCTGCGGCTGGGTTCTGGCCCTCTGGGGGCTGGGGGAGGTGTTCCGCCGCGGCCTGTAG
- a CDS encoding cytochrome c3 family protein: protein MRFKATALLVLVLALGAPPWAWSQGEYSSRSVGYQAYEASSGRYDDSEVLPRQKQGGLQRTGPGTIQDSGSQGRARNRMFLADAHAGIPFYRYKKCEDCHAGAVRNTHAEHAGVSCRQCHGQEPVASVNHFFSRLNPMRRHAYVCAKCHEGAGASFASFVVHQPRPLSEEAAKEFKALSVVSWGMHGLLLGVFLLFVPHTVLWLLRELRDSRRKGGQP from the coding sequence TGGTTCTGGTGCTTGCGCTGGGAGCACCGCCGTGGGCATGGAGCCAGGGGGAGTATTCGTCCCGCAGCGTCGGCTACCAGGCCTATGAGGCGAGTTCCGGGCGCTATGACGACAGCGAGGTTCTGCCGAGGCAGAAACAGGGCGGATTGCAGCGTACCGGGCCTGGCACCATCCAGGACTCCGGATCGCAAGGCCGGGCGCGCAACCGGATGTTCCTGGCCGACGCACACGCGGGCATTCCGTTTTATCGCTACAAGAAGTGCGAGGATTGCCACGCCGGAGCCGTGCGGAACACCCACGCGGAGCACGCGGGCGTCAGCTGCCGCCAATGCCACGGGCAGGAGCCCGTGGCCAGCGTGAACCATTTCTTCTCCAGGCTCAACCCCATGCGCAGGCATGCTTACGTCTGCGCCAAATGCCACGAGGGCGCGGGGGCGTCCTTCGCCAGTTTCGTGGTGCACCAGCCCAGACCGCTCTCCGAGGAAGCGGCCAAGGAGTTCAAGGCCCTGTCCGTGGTGTCCTGGGGGATGCACGGTCTTCTGCTTGGCGTGTTCCTGCTGTTTGTTCCGCACACCGTGCTCTGGCTGCTGCGTGAACTCAGGGACAGCCGCCGCAAGGGGGGGCAGCCATGA